The Bacteroidota bacterium genomic sequence GATGATGTGTTAGTTGTAGGGATTGATTTGGATGTTGTTTTCTAATTACATTTGTTGAATGCTGCATGAATTAAAAAGCCATATAGAACAATACATACCCGGTTTTAGCGGTAAAACATTTTTATTGGCTGTGAGCGGAGGGATTGATTCTGTTGTTATGTGCGACTTGTTTCATAAACTAGAGTTAAAGTTTGGTATTGCACATTGTAATTTTACACTTAGAGGTAATGAGTCTGATGGGGATGAAGTATTTGTAAAGCAACTAGCAAAGCAATATGGCACTCCTTTTTTTTCTACGAGCTTTAATACTACTGAATTTGCTGCAAAAGAGGGAATTTCAACCCAAATGGCAGCCAGAGAACTGCGCTATCAGTGGTTTGAAAAAATCAGACAAGAAAATGATTTTGATTTTATATGTACTGCCCATCATCAAAATGATGTGGTAGAAACAATACTTATCAATATAACAAGAGGTGCCGGGATTGCGGGTTTGCATGGCATTCTACCGGTAGCGAATAATATTTTCCGACCATTACTTTTTACAACACGAGAAGAAATAGAAGCATACGCCCACACAGCTCAAATTAACTACCGAACAGATAGTAGTAATCATTCCGACTATTACATTCGAAACAAAATAAGACATCATGTTATTCCAATACTAAAAGAAATTAATCCCAGTTTAGAACATACAATATCTGAAAGCGCTCGTTTACTGGGAAGTATAGAACAATATTACTTAGACGGCATAACTCAAAAAAAAGAAATTTTACTTAAGAAAAAGGATTCGGGATATGCAATTGATATTGTTGAGTTGCAAAAAGAAAAACATATTTCAGTCTTGTTGTATGAAATACTCAAAGAGTTTGAATTTAATGCATCCACAATAAACGATATTTTGATTGCCCTGAAGTCAAACGAATCCGGCAAACGTTTTTACTCAACTAATTTTGTGGTAGTAAAAGACAGGAATGTCTTGGTGATAGAGGAGAAGGGGCGTCTGTCGTTTTCGGAAATAGGCATTGCAGAAAATACAACTACCGTAACAGAACCAATTAAATTGACTTTGCATAAAGCAAAAAAGGCTACAGATTTTATAATTAGCAAAGTCAATACCATAGCGCAATTAGACAAGGATAAACTTGTTTTTCCGCTAAAAGTAAGAAGCTGGCAACCGGGAGATTTTTTTTATCCATTAGGAATGGAGGGAAGAAAATTGTTGAGCGATTTTTTTATTGATGCTAAAATCTCTGTTCTTGAGAAACAAAGAATTTTTGTATTGGTGAACGGAAACAATGATATTATCTGGATTATAGGGCATCGATTAGACAACCGATACAAAATAACTTCCCAAACAAAAACTGTTATGTATTGCCAAATGGCTTAATTGATATAATTTAGCACTATGCAAGAAAAAAATTTGTTTGAAGAAAGGCAGTATTTAGGGTTGAACAAATCAACATTAGCTCGGAGATTGTTGTTGGCGCTGTTTTGCTTTGTAGCGTACTATTGGTCGGAAAACCCAAAACCGGTAGAGGTAATTTCCGGCATTGAAATTGTTTCTTATCCTATCGAGGAAATACCAAATTCGGGAGAGCTCTTTTTTGTTTTGGGAGTTTTTATTATTGTACTATCCGTGGTGTTGGCTTTTGTACCACACATTCGAACTGTAATAACCCCAAACTATATATTATTAGAGGGTTTTTGGACTTCTAGAAAAGTAAAAATTACTTTAAACAATATTTCTACTGCAAAGCGCGTTAGATATAGTAAGTATAATTTAAACAGGCCTGTTTATAATATGCACAACAAGGGAGTTATTAAATTCTATACATCCGGAAACGATGCTATAGAGCTAATAGACAATGAAGGCTTAAAGTATAAAATTGGAACTCAAAAACCGGAAACTTTTTTATTTATTACTGAAACCTTATTGAAAAACTCCCGTACAACAACTTAAATCTGTCGTTTATTTCTGATAGATATTGTTAAACCCTTTAAATACGAGAGTTATGAACACAGTTAGAGTAGCATCTATAGAAAAAGAGCAATTAGCAACATTGCATTTCCCATCTCAAGAAGTTTTAGATTCGAAAGAAGCTAAAGACCAACGTTTAAAGGATTTGGAAAGAGCGTTAACGCTTGGAAATTTAGACCATATTAAAATAAAATTAATATTTGCCGATAACGAAGGCGATAAGCAGGTAGAAACTACCGTTTGGGGTATAACCGACAAAAGGGTTATTCTTAAACAAGGGCTGCTCATACCAATTCATCGTGTAAAGGAAGTACGAATTATCTAAAAAATTCGTAAATTCCATATATGCAACACGGTACATTGGTTCGCTTTTTTTACAGCACCTTATTTTTTGCTCTATTTGTTACTTTAGGGTTTTCTCAAATTCAGAAACCTGTTAAGTGGAGTTTTAGTGCCCAAAATACATCTACAAACATTGTTGAAGTTAGGTTAGAAGCCACTATTGAAAAAGGGTGGCACATGTATGCTATTAACCCGGGTAGCCCGGATGTTATTCCAACTTCGTTTACATTTTCGGTAAGTCCTTCTTACGTTTTGGTTGACTCTGTTGTTCAGGGAATTCCGATTACACGCAAAGAGCCGGTATTTGACAATGCGGAACTCAATTTTTTTGAAGATCATGCAACATTCACTCAGAACGTTCAGCTAAAATCGAGTGATAGTGTAGTAATTAAAGGCAGTCTGGAATTTATGGTGTGTAGCGACAATAGTTGCCTTCCGCCCGAAATTGTTGAATTCGCAATACCCGTTTCAGCGGGCGAAAAAAAAAACGGTAGTTCCGAAATAACATCTACCGGAACAACAAAATCGAACACACTCATATTTATTTTGGGTTTTTTGGGAGGATTAGCCGCACTGCTTACACCCTGTGTATTTCCAATGATTCCGCTTACGGTAAGCTTTTTTACCAAACAAGGAAACGGACGCTCCGGACTTAAAAATGCCCTTATTTATAGCTTTTCCATTATTATAATTTACATCGCTATTGGATTTTTAGTTACAGTTTCTCTGGGCCCAGATGCCCTAAACGCCTTGTCTAGCAACGAGTGGATGAATCTGCTTTTCTTTATCATATTCGTAGTTTTTGGTATTTCATTCTTAGGTGCATTCGAAATTACATTGCCCAGCAGTTGGGTAAACAAAGCTGACAAAGCCTCTGAAAAGGGCGGATTAATTGGAATATTCTTCATGGCATTTACACTTTCTTTAGTTTCCTTTTCTTGTACAGGTCCTATAATTGGCAGCTTATTAGTAGAAGCTTCTGTTGGAGGAAACTACATGGGACCGCTAACCGGAATGCTTGGCTTTTCTGTTGCATTGGCATTGCCATTTGGCTTGTTTGCAGCGTTTCCGCAATGGTTAAATTCACTGCCAAAATCGGGCGGTTGGTTGAATAATGTAAAAGTTGTGTTGGGATTACTGGAAATAGCATTTGCGTTAAAGTTCCTTTCTATTGTTGATTTAGCAGGGTTGCACATCGACTTTTTGAATTTTCATATAAACGGACCTATAGGGTTTTTGAAACGAGAGCTGTTCCTTTCCCTGTGGATTGTCATTTTTACGCTTTTAGGATTTTATTTATTGGGAAAAATTAGATTTTCCCACGATTCGCTTGACACTAAATACGTTTCCATTCCTAAGTTTTTATTTGCCGTACTTGCTTTTTCTTTTGTGGTGTATTTAGTGCCGGGATTATGGGGTGCGCCTTTAAAGCTAATCAGCGGATTCCCGCCACCGTCCTTTCATAGCGAGGGTTGGGGGACGAATTCGCATGCACCAGCCGTGTCAACAGGTCCCAGTACACACGCCAATACATCTAGTGGACAAAAACACATTCAATGCCCGCATGGATTAAATTGTTTTCACGATTACTCGCAGGCGCTTGATTACGCAAAACAGGTTAATAAACCGCTACTAGTCGATTTTACAGGGTGGGCTTGTGTAAACTGCCGTAAAATGGAAGAGAATGTGTGGATAGACCCAGCGGTAATGAATAGACTTCAGAATGAGTATGTATTGGTATCACTTTATGTAGATGATAAAACACCTTTGCCTGAGGCAGAACAGTACATATCAACTACTACAGGTAAAAAAATTAAAACAATTGGTAATAAGTGGAGCGACTTTCAAACAGAGCGATTTAAAACGAACTCCCAACCTTGGTATGTAATTCTGAATCATGAAGAACAAGAATTAATCCCTGCACAAGGCTATAATCCTAACATACCTGAATTCGAGCAGTTTTTAGATGCCGGAATTAAGGCGTTTAAAAAATAACTTTTATTGACTAACCTTTATAAATCAGGTGTCGAACCCATTTGGAACTAAGAAAATAAAAAAGCAAAGCAGATTCTCATAAAAAACCAAGCTTTGCTTGTAGTCCCGACAAGAATCGAACTTGTATCAAAAGTTTAGGAAACTTCTATTCTATCCGTTGAACTACGGGACCAGATATAATTTCAACCATGTATAGTTGTAAAAACAGTGCATTCTTTGTGATCCCGGAGGG encodes the following:
- the tilS gene encoding tRNA lysidine(34) synthetase TilS, producing MLHELKSHIEQYIPGFSGKTFLLAVSGGIDSVVMCDLFHKLELKFGIAHCNFTLRGNESDGDEVFVKQLAKQYGTPFFSTSFNTTEFAAKEGISTQMAARELRYQWFEKIRQENDFDFICTAHHQNDVVETILINITRGAGIAGLHGILPVANNIFRPLLFTTREEIEAYAHTAQINYRTDSSNHSDYYIRNKIRHHVIPILKEINPSLEHTISESARLLGSIEQYYLDGITQKKEILLKKKDSGYAIDIVELQKEKHISVLLYEILKEFEFNASTINDILIALKSNESGKRFYSTNFVVVKDRNVLVIEEKGRLSFSEIGIAENTTTVTEPIKLTLHKAKKATDFIISKVNTIAQLDKDKLVFPLKVRSWQPGDFFYPLGMEGRKLLSDFFIDAKISVLEKQRIFVLVNGNNDIIWIIGHRLDNRYKITSQTKTVMYCQMA
- a CDS encoding thioredoxin family protein; this translates as MQHGTLVRFFYSTLFFALFVTLGFSQIQKPVKWSFSAQNTSTNIVEVRLEATIEKGWHMYAINPGSPDVIPTSFTFSVSPSYVLVDSVVQGIPITRKEPVFDNAELNFFEDHATFTQNVQLKSSDSVVIKGSLEFMVCSDNSCLPPEIVEFAIPVSAGEKKNGSSEITSTGTTKSNTLIFILGFLGGLAALLTPCVFPMIPLTVSFFTKQGNGRSGLKNALIYSFSIIIIYIAIGFLVTVSLGPDALNALSSNEWMNLLFFIIFVVFGISFLGAFEITLPSSWVNKADKASEKGGLIGIFFMAFTLSLVSFSCTGPIIGSLLVEASVGGNYMGPLTGMLGFSVALALPFGLFAAFPQWLNSLPKSGGWLNNVKVVLGLLEIAFALKFLSIVDLAGLHIDFLNFHINGPIGFLKRELFLSLWIVIFTLLGFYLLGKIRFSHDSLDTKYVSIPKFLFAVLAFSFVVYLVPGLWGAPLKLISGFPPPSFHSEGWGTNSHAPAVSTGPSTHANTSSGQKHIQCPHGLNCFHDYSQALDYAKQVNKPLLVDFTGWACVNCRKMEENVWIDPAVMNRLQNEYVLVSLYVDDKTPLPEAEQYISTTTGKKIKTIGNKWSDFQTERFKTNSQPWYVILNHEEQELIPAQGYNPNIPEFEQFLDAGIKAFKK